CTGGACGGCGATCCGATGCCCTTCGACGGCCACGGCTTCATCGGCATGCACGCGGTCGAGCGCATCCTGTGGTCGGACTCCCACGCGCCCGCCGTGCAGGCGTTCGAGCGCGCGCTGCGCGGCTACACCGCGCCGAGGACGCCGCAGGACGCGGCCGAGGCCACGGCGTTCCGGGACGGGCTCTGCGCGCGGCTCGTGCGCGACGTGCGCGGGATGCAGCAGCAGCTGGAGCCGCTCGCGCTCGACGCGCCCACCGCCTGGCGCGGCATTCTGGGCTCGGTGGAGGAGCAGGCGGAGAAGGTGCTGCTCGGCGCGACGGGGCAAGACGAGTCTCGATACGCGAGCCACACCCTCGCCGACATGCGCGCCAACCTCGACGGCGGCCGGCACGTGCTCGACGCGTACCGCCCGCTCCTCGCCGAGCACCCCGAGGCGCAGGCCGCCCTCCCCGAGATCGAGCGCCGCTTCGACGCCCTCGGCGCGGCCTACGACGCGACCTCGGGGGACGCGCTCCCGCCCGTGCCGGAGGGCTTCGACCCCGACGCGCCCGACGGCGGCTCGCCCTACGGCCGACTGTTCGGGCTCCTGGCCACGGCGAGCGATCCTCGCGCGGAGGGCTCGCTCGCGGGTACGCTGCGGCGCGCCGGTCTCGCGATGGACATCCCGCCCCTCGGTCGCTGACCGCCTCCGACATGGACGCCCTCAAGCCCGCCCTGATCGTGCTCGCCTCCGCCGCCGCCGCGACCGCGCTCGTCGTGGCTCTCGCGCTGACGCTTCACCCCTCGGAGACGGGGATCGACGTCCCGGCCTCGGAGCGAGCGGAGCCGCCTGGCGACGGCGGCGCGCCCTCGCACTTCGTCGCCTTCGGGCGCGACTTCCGCGACTTCGAGGAGTGGGAGCGCCACCCCGTCGAGGGGGCGATGCTGCCCATCGGCGCCGCGCCGGGCCCGACCCACATCTACGCCAACCGACGGGCCCCGGACGGCGCGCGCCGCTATCCGGTCGGCACCGTGCTCGTGAAGGTCGTGGAGTCCGGCCCCACGCGCGATCGCTGGGTCGTGCACGCGATGGTCAAGCGCGGCGTCCCCTACAACCCCACCGGCGCCGTGGGCTGGGAGTTCTTCGAGCTGCGGCTGCGCGAGGGGGCCGACCCCGAGGTCCTCTGGCGCGGCCAGGGGCCACCGAGCGGACACGGCTACGCCGCCATGGGCCGCGACTCGGGGCCCGATCCCGTGCCCCTCGTCTGCAACGACTGCCACGCGGCCGGCTGGCAGAGCGACGGCGTGCTGACCCCGGCCCTCGCCCTCCGCTGGTAGCGCTCAGCGCGCGTTCAACCAGGTCGCGGGGCTGAAGACCGTCAGGAACACGATCTTGATGTCCAGCCCCAGGCTCCAGTCGCGAATGTACTGCAGGTCGTGCTCGACGCGACACACCATCTTGTCGACCGTGTCCGTCTCGCCGCGCCACCCGTTCACCTGCGCCCAGCCGGTGATCCCCGGCTTGACCTTGTGGCGGATCATGTAGCCGGGGATCAGCCGCCGGTAGAGCTCGTTGTGGGCCACCGCGTGCGGCCTCGGCCCCACCACCGACATCTCGCCAGCGAGCACGTTGAAGAGCTGCGGCAGCTCGTCGAGGGACGAGCGACGAAGGATCGCGCCGAGCCGCGTGATGCGCGGATCCGCGGCGCGCGCCTGCGCGATGTCGCCTCCATCCTCGCAGCAACACATCGTGCGAAACTTTAGCACGACGATCTCCTCGCCGTTGAGCCCGTAGCGGCGCTGACGGAAGATCACCGGGCCACCCATCGTGAGCTTGATGGCGAGCGCGATGATCATCATCGGGACGGCGACGACGGTCAGGATCGCCGCCCCGAGCACGAGATCCTCGACGCGCTTGAGGGCGCCGCCCACCCCCCAGAAGGGCGTCTCCACGATGCTCACGACCGGCACGTCGCCCACCGTGTTCCACTCCCCGTTGGTCAGCTCGATGGGCAGGAGATCGGCCACCACGTAGACCGACACGCACGAGTCGCTCAGGCCCTGCACGAGATCGCGGATCCGCGCCTGCGCCTCGAGGGGCAGCGCGATGTAGACGATGTCCACGCGGCCCGCCCGGGCGCGCGCGATCAGGTCCGCGTGCATGCCGAGGAGCGGCACCTCGAGCGGCGCCGAGACGCGCTCCGGGGCGCGGTCGTCGTAGAACCCGAGCAGCGTCATCCCGAGGCTCGCCTCCTCGCGGAGCTCCCGCGCGAGCGCCATGCCGCGCTCGGTCGCGCCGAGGATCGCCACCTTGCGCGTGAGCCAGCCGCGTCGCCGGAGCGAGAGCAGCACCCAGTCGCCCAGGCCGCGCCAGAGCAGCATCGCGGCCGGCGCGAGCACCAGCCAGAGCAGCGCCGCCGGGGGCAGCGAGCCGAGCGCCAAGGAGAGCGCCGCGATCGCCGCCGCGGTGAGCCCGCAGCTCTCGAGGAGCGGCTGGACGAGCGGCGCAGGGCGCCAGCTGCGATAGAGGCCGCACGCCTCGCCGGCCAGCAGGAACAGCGGGACCGCGTAGAGCGGCTCGATGAGCTCCCCGGCGCCCTCGCCGCGCACGCCGATGAAGGCCCCCACGAATGCGCCGGTGGCGAGCACCAGCGCGGCGTCGATGCCTCGCGCGATCAGCGTGGCCAGCGCTCGTGGCGGCCGGATCCGATTACCCCGCTCCTTCATGGCTGGCTCCCGTCATGCGAACCCGCGGCGAACGAAGGTGGGTGGATCCCGTCTGACCGTGAAGAGCCGCAGCTCCTCGGTGCAGACGTGCGCCGTCAGCCCCCAGCGCTGCATGCTCTCGCCCAGCCCCTTGTCGGTGGCGGCGAAGTGGCGCGTCCGGGGATCGGAGCAGAGCGCGACGAAGCGGCGCGGCTCTCGCAAGCGATCGAGGATGGCGTTGACCCCGTAGACGATGTCGGAGGGGCGCGTGGGCGCGGCGGAGCGGACGGGCCCGTCGAGCCGGCGGTGCCGCTCCTGACGCGTCATCATCACCTGCTCGGGCCCGCAGCACATCACGAGCGCCTTGCCGTAGTCCCGCACCTCGATCGGCGGAAGATCGGGCCACGCGTTCTCCACGCTGCGCAGGACCGCGGCCGGCGGCGCGTCTTGTGCGCAGCCGACGACCTTGTCGCGCTGACGGCGCCAAAGGGCCTCGACCATCACCCCGTTGGCGGCGCCGTAGTACGCGGTGAAGAGCACCCCCATCGCCTCCCGGGTCGTCGCCCCCGGGCGCGACATGGAGATGGAGCGCGACGCCTCGTAGGGATCCAGCTCCGGCATGAACCCGGCGCGCTGAGCCAGCTCTATCCAGGTCCGGTGTCTCTCTTCGCTCGTCGCGAACACCGACTCGTCCTGCTCTCGAGCCGGCGCGCGGGATTGATCCGGGCGCCGACGCGGCACCGGCGCACTCGTCCACTTGTCTTCCAGATTACGGAAGTGCATGTCGTTCCCCCCTCGTCCCTGACGGTACCGAAGAGAGCAACGGACGTGCCGAGCCTCTCCGTTGTGGACGAGTGCACGTTCACCGCGAAATGCTTGCGCGCGGATCCGCGATGCGCGGGCGCGTCCGCTCCCTGAACGGCGTCAGGGAGACGCGCGGCGGACGGTGAATTCGACCTCGCGCAGCTCGATGCCGAGGCCGTCGCCGGGCCCGAGGTTCTCCACCGAGATCTTCAGCTGGCGCGCACGCTCGACGCGGATCCGACCTCGCCCGTCGGCGCGCGTCGCGACGACGGTCTCCCCCTCGAGGTACACGCCGTCGGGACGCTCGAGCGTGGGCATGACGGGTGTCCCGTCCACACCCAGCGTCAGGCGCTCCTCGATGCGGCGCGCCTCGTCGAGCGAGAGCCACTCGAACACGAACGCCACATCCTCGACCTCGGAGCCGAAGTCCAGCGAGAGGGTGACCGAGCCGCCCACGGGGGCCCCGAGCCAGATGACCGACGCTCCCCCACCATCGGACTCGAGCGCCGCCTCCGCGCGGTGCCCCGGGCCTCCCTCCACCATCGTGGAGATCCGCGTGCAGCCGGTGTCGTAGAAGTCCGGCACCGGCGCCCCGAGCGGCTCGCGCTCGAGGGGGAGCGTCTCGCGCCGGGGCACCTCGCACGGCGCGCCCGCGTCGACGGCGCCGTCGGCGGCCGGGCCCGCGTCCTCCGGCGCGGCGCCGTCACCGCGGCCAGCGTCGCGCGCTCCTCCGTCGCGCACGGGCGGGCCCGCGTCTTCCCCTGCGGCGTCGAGCACGACCGCGGGCGACACGTCGAGCACGAGGCCGCACCCCGCACAGACCGACATCGCCACGAGCAGCGCGACGCGTACGAACATCACCGAAGCCAGGCTGCGCAACGAGGGGCCAGCATACACCAGCCGTGCGGTAGACTCGCCTTCCGAACGAGAGGGGGGACGACCGATGGCTCAGGGAAAAGGCACCGCGAAGTCGCCGTGGACGTTGAAGACGCCGCCCGGCAAGTCCGAGTACCAGGCGTGGCGCGAGGAGGACGCCGAGCCTCCGGCGCTCGTCGTGCAAGTGGGCAAGACCCAGCTCCGCTACCACCTGCGCTGCGTCGACGATCTGCACGCGTGGCTGAAGGCGCAGGACGACTGGGTGCTGCTCGGCAACGCCGACGAAGGCAAGCCGGTCAAGGACGGCAGCGTCGAGGCGTGGGGGCGCAGCGAGGACAACCCCGTCGGCGGCTGGTACGGGTTGAAGAAGGGCCTGCGCGGCCGGTTCGCCAACTACGTCCCGCCCGTGCTCGAGCACCTCGGCCTCGCGGAGGTCGAGCACGCGGCGCGCAACAATCGGATGCGCGCCAAGTGACGGCTCGCCTGCTGCTGGTGGCGGCGCTGATGGCCTTCGGATGCGACGAGCCCGAGGTGACCGAGGCGCCAGGCCCGCCCCCCGGATCCGAGACGGAGACCGAGCCCGAGCCGGAGCTGCCCGCGCCCGATCCCGACGAGGCGTGCGCCCGCGTGATCGTCGTCGCCTGGCAAGGGGCGCTCGCCGCGGGGGACGACGTCACCCGGAGCGAGGCGGACGCGCGCGCCCGCGCCGACGCCCTGCGCGCCCGCATCGAGGGCGGCGCGACCTTCGCCGACGTCGCGCGCGCGGAGAGCGACGCGAGCGCGACCG
This window of the Sandaracinaceae bacterium genome carries:
- a CDS encoding undecaprenyl-phosphate glucose phosphotransferase, encoding MKERGNRIRPPRALATLIARGIDAALVLATGAFVGAFIGVRGEGAGELIEPLYAVPLFLLAGEACGLYRSWRPAPLVQPLLESCGLTAAAIAALSLALGSLPPAALLWLVLAPAAMLLWRGLGDWVLLSLRRRGWLTRKVAILGATERGMALARELREEASLGMTLLGFYDDRAPERVSAPLEVPLLGMHADLIARARAGRVDIVYIALPLEAQARIRDLVQGLSDSCVSVYVVADLLPIELTNGEWNTVGDVPVVSIVETPFWGVGGALKRVEDLVLGAAILTVVAVPMMIIALAIKLTMGGPVIFRQRRYGLNGEEIVVLKFRTMCCCEDGGDIAQARAADPRITRLGAILRRSSLDELPQLFNVLAGEMSVVGPRPHAVAHNELYRRLIPGYMIRHKVKPGITGWAQVNGWRGETDTVDKMVCRVEHDLQYIRDWSLGLDIKIVFLTVFSPATWLNAR
- a CDS encoding EfeM/EfeO family lipoprotein, whose translation is MRRACLALLLIACSEPPSATPPPAVPARERATRDVKAYVDARVADLVRATEGLCAAAPAPDDDGWSIEADREAVDAMRAYWRQARGAYERVEGAIAILFPQLDLDVDGRYEHVAELDGDPMPFDGHGFIGMHAVERILWSDSHAPAVQAFERALRGYTAPRTPQDAAEATAFRDGLCARLVRDVRGMQQQLEPLALDAPTAWRGILGSVEEQAEKVLLGATGQDESRYASHTLADMRANLDGGRHVLDAYRPLLAEHPEAQAALPEIERRFDALGAAYDATSGDALPPVPEGFDPDAPDGGSPYGRLFGLLATASDPRAEGSLAGTLRRAGLAMDIPPLGR